A stretch of the Macaca mulatta isolate MMU2019108-1 chromosome 14, T2T-MMU8v2.0, whole genome shotgun sequence genome encodes the following:
- the LOC144334105 gene encoding uncharacterized protein LOC144334105 has product MRQEAEEDGEQGGSRNFLSQAFPGIASPLPPPRHPLPRQRRRPPNLPWSPCPHPGRPPRCARRPPHLVSVAQGARAGLPASPAGPRRLLAALPRGRGPGMTGRPPPTLGPMALGPAAPARSVPGTFSQRGSRWRRRQASGCAPAGARAVDTHVEGGRGGARGDPPGPGPAPEVTGTRGCCSAHGWHPVTPEAQAGAGPPRCPPALPQRTHPGTGARAPGHPGAPASCTARAPAAAARTSLCSQPDKAPARGPLHHLPKTGVFVTCRWAPSPAHPHMPTHPHVPAPTGRAERKPALLLGPSRSQTHAEGHNRSASPSHVEGPQPARGSAVGGLGRPHWQGCCGVGPRGLGLWAGAPPPPPRPVSAASPSLPSCPARPAGQAFRANRPPPRAGLVCAARLRNGRGHAVGSCASSQRLQPLLPALSPPGHFPGRAARNQLGSEKGLPA; this is encoded by the coding sequence ATGAGGCAGGAAGCGGAGGAGGACGGAGAGCAGGGAGGGTCCCGGAACTTCCTTTCCCAGGCGTTCCCAGGAATCGCCAGTCCCCTCCCCCCTCCGCGCCATCCCCTCCCCCGCCAGAGAAGGCGCCCCCCGAACCTCCCGTGGAGTCCGTGTCCCCACCCAGGCCGGCCCCCGCGCTGCGCCCGGCGGCCCCCTCACCTGGTGTCCGTCGCTCAGGGGGCGCGGGCCGGCCTCCCTGCGAGCCCGGCCGGCCCCCGCCGACTCCTGGCCGCTCTCCCGCGGGGGCGAGGCCCGGGGATGACCGGCCGCCCGCCGCCCACCCTCGGGCCCATGGCGCTCGGGCCCGCGGCCCCGGCTCGCTCGGTTCCCGGCACCTTTTCCCAGCGCGGTTCGCGGTGGCGGCGGCGACAGGCGAGCGGGTGCGCGCCGGCGGGCGCGCGCGCCGTGGACACGCACGTGGAGGGCGGACGGGGAGGGGCGCGCGGGGATCCACCCGGGCCCGGGCCGGCTCCTGAGGTCACGGGGACACGCGGCTGCTGCAGCGCCCACGGGTGGCACCCAGTCACGCCCGAGGCCCAGGCCGGCGCGGGCCCGCCGCGCTGCCCCCCGGCGCTGCCGCAGCGCACTCACCCTGGCACAGGCGCGCGCGCCCCCGGCCACCCTGGCGCCCCGGCATCCTGCACCGCACGGGCGCCCGCCGCCGCGGCGCGAACCTCACTCTGCAGCCAGCCAGACAAAGCGCCTGCTCGCGGACCCCTTCACCATCTCCCGAAGACGGGAGTCTTTGTCACATGTCGCTGGGCACCCTCCCCAGCACAcccacacatgcccacacacccacacgTCCCTGCACCCACGGGCAGGGCCGAGCGCAAACCCGCACTGTTGCTGGGACCCTCGCGTTCACAGACACACGCTGAAGGTCATAACCGTTCTGCATCACCGAGTCACGTGGAGGGTCCCCAACCGGCACGGGGTTCGGCCGTGGGGGGGCTGGGGCGGCCCCACTGGCAAGGCTGCTGCGGGGTGGGGCCGAGAGGGCTCGGCCTCTGGGCAggcgccccgcccccgccgccccgccctGTCTCtgctgcctctccctccctccccagctgccCCGCCCGCCCCGCCGGCCAGGCGTTCCGAGCCAACCGGCCTCCGCCTCGGGCCGGATTGGTCTGCGCGGCGCGGCTTCGCAACGGCCGGGGGCACGCAGTGGGAAGCTGTGCGTCCTCGCAGCGCCTTCAGCCCCTCCTTCCCGCTCTGTCCCCGCCGGGCCATTTTCCTGGAAGAGCGGCTCGGAACCAGCTCGGCTCAGAGAAAGGGCTCCCGGCGTGA
- the LRFN4 gene encoding leucine-rich repeat and fibronectin type-III domain-containing protein 4 isoform X2, which produces MPSPALGPAPLGTSRAFVPCTWMATGWWSWVQAAFGAPSTCSTSSSAATSWDASRQEPLTTSSRAWRTWTCPTTTSGAFAQLGQLSRLDLTSNRLATLAPDPLFSRGREAEASPAPLVLSFSGNPLHCNCELLWLRRLARPDDLETCASPPGLAGRYFWAVPEGEFSCEPPLIARHTQRLWVLEGQRATLRCRALGDPAPTMHWVGPDDRLVGNSSRARAFPNGTLEIGVTGAGDAGGYTCIATNPAGEATARVELRVLALPHGGNTSAEGGRPGPSDIAASARTAAEGEGTLESEPAVQVTEVTATSGLVSWGPGRPADPVWMFQIQYNSSEDETLIYRIVPASSHHFLLKHLVPGADYDLCLLALSPAAGPSDLTATRLLGCAHFSTLPASPLCHALQAHVLGGTLTVAVGGVLVAALLVFTVALLVRGRGAGNGRLPLKLSHVQSQTNGGPSPTPKAHPPRSPPPRPQRSCSLDLGDAGCYGYARRLGGAWARRSHSVHGGLLGAGCRGVGGSAERLEESVV; this is translated from the exons ATGCCATCACCCGCATTGGGGCCCGCGCCTTTGGGGACCTCGAGAGCCTTCGTTCCCTGCACCTGGATGGCAACAGGCTGGTGGAGCTGGGTACAGGCAGCCTTCGGGGCCCCGTCAACCTGCAGCACCTCATCCTCAGCGGCAACCAGCTGGGACGCATCGCGCCAGGAGCCTTTGACGACTTCCTCGAGAGCCTGGAGGACCTGGACCTGTCCTACAACAACCTCCG GCGCCTTCGCCCAGCTCGGTCAGCTCTCCCGCCTGGACCTCACCTCCAACCGCCTGGCCACGCTGGCTCCGGATCCGCTCTTCTCTCGTGGGCGTGAGGCAGAGGCCTCTCCCGCCCCCCTGGTGCTGAGCTTCAGCGGGAACCCCCTGCACTGCAACTGTGAGCTGCTGTGGCTGCGGCGGCTGGCGCGGCCGGACGACCTGGAGACCTGCGCCTCCCCGCCCGGCCTGGCCGGCCGCTACTTCTGGGCAGTGCCTGAGGGCGAGTTCTCCTGCGAGCCGCCCCTCATTGCCCGCCACACGCAGCGCCTCTGGGTGCTGGAAGGCCAGCGGGCCACACTGCGGTGCCGGGCCCTGGGTGACCCCGCGCCCACCATGCACTGGGTTGGTCCTGATGACCGGTTGGTTGGCAACTCCTCCCGAGCCCGGGCTTTCCCCAACGGGACCTTAGAGATTGGGGTGACTGGCGCTGGGGATGCTGGGGGCTACACCTGCATCGCCACCAACCCTGCTGGTGAGGCCACGGCCCGAGTAGAACTGCGGGTCCTGGCCTTGCCCCACGGTGGGAACACCAGCGCTGAGGGGGGCCGCCCCGGGCCCTCGGACATCGCCGCCTCGGCTCGCACTGCTGCCGAGGGTGAGGGGACGCTGGAGTCTGAGCCAGCCGTGCAGGTGACGGAGGTGACCGCCACGTCAGGGTTGGTGAGCTGGGGTCCTGGGCGGCCAGCAGACCCAGTGTGGATGTTCCAAATCCAGTACAACAGCAGCGAGGATGAGACGCTCATCTACCG GATAGTCCCAGCCTCCAGCCACCACTTCCTGCTGAAGCACCTGGTCCCCGGCGCTGACTATGACCTCTGCCTGCTGGCCTTGTCACCGGCCGCTGGGCCCTCCGACCTCACGGCCACCAGGCTGCTGGGCTGTGCCCATTTCTCCACGCTGCCAGCCTCACCCCTGTGCCACGCCCTGCAGGCCCACGTGCTGGGCGGGACCCTGACTGTGGCCGTGGGGGGTGTGCTGGTGGCTGCCTTACTGGTCTTCACTGTGGCCTTGCTGGTTCGGGGCCGGGGGGCTGGGAATGGCCGCCTCCCCCTCAAGCTCAGCCACGTCCAGTCCCAGACCAATGGAGGCCCCAGCCCCACACCCAAGGCCCACCCGCCACGGAGCCCCCCGCCCCGGCCGCAGCGCAGCTGCTCTCTGGACCTGGGAGACGCCGGGTGCTACGGTTACGCCAGGCGCCTGGGGGGAGCCTGGGCCCGACGGAGCCACTCTGTGCACGGAGGGCTGCTCGGGGCAGGGTGCCGGGGGGTAGGAGGCAGCGCCGAGCGGCTGGAAGAGAGTGTGGTGTGA
- the LRFN4 gene encoding leucine-rich repeat and fibronectin type-III domain-containing protein 4 isoform X1 produces the protein MAPPLLLLLLASGAAACPLPCVCQNLSESLSTLCAHRGLLFVPPNVDRRTVELRLADNFIQALGPPDFRNMTGLVDLTLSRNAITRIGARAFGDLESLRSLHLDGNRLVELGTGSLRGPVNLQHLILSGNQLGRIAPGAFDDFLESLEDLDLSYNNLRQVPWAGIGAMPALHTLNLDHNLIDALPPGAFAQLGQLSRLDLTSNRLATLAPDPLFSRGREAEASPAPLVLSFSGNPLHCNCELLWLRRLARPDDLETCASPPGLAGRYFWAVPEGEFSCEPPLIARHTQRLWVLEGQRATLRCRALGDPAPTMHWVGPDDRLVGNSSRARAFPNGTLEIGVTGAGDAGGYTCIATNPAGEATARVELRVLALPHGGNTSAEGGRPGPSDIAASARTAAEGEGTLESEPAVQVTEVTATSGLVSWGPGRPADPVWMFQIQYNSSEDETLIYRIVPASSHHFLLKHLVPGADYDLCLLALSPAAGPSDLTATRLLGCAHFSTLPASPLCHALQAHVLGGTLTVAVGGVLVAALLVFTVALLVRGRGAGNGRLPLKLSHVQSQTNGGPSPTPKAHPPRSPPPRPQRSCSLDLGDAGCYGYARRLGGAWARRSHSVHGGLLGAGCRGVGGSAERLEESVV, from the exons ATGGCCCCGccgctcctgctgctgctgctggccagTGGAGCGGCCGCCTGCCCGCTGCCCTGCGTCTGCCAGAACCTGTCCGAGTCGCTCAGCACCCTTTGTGCCCACCGAGGCCTGCTGTTTGTGCCGCCCAACGTGGACCGGCGCACAGTGGAGCTGCGACTGGCTGACAACTTTATCCAGGCCCTGGGGCCCCCTGACTTCCGCAACATGACAGGGCTGGTGGACCTGACGTTGTCGCGTAATGCCATCACCCGCATTGGGGCCCGCGCCTTTGGGGACCTCGAGAGCCTTCGTTCCCTGCACCTGGATGGCAACAGGCTGGTGGAGCTGGGTACAGGCAGCCTTCGGGGCCCCGTCAACCTGCAGCACCTCATCCTCAGCGGCAACCAGCTGGGACGCATCGCGCCAGGAGCCTTTGACGACTTCCTCGAGAGCCTGGAGGACCTGGACCTGTCCTACAACAACCTCCGGCAGGTGCCCTGGGCCGGCATCGGCGCCATGCCTGCCCTGCACACCCTCAACCTGGACCATAACCTCATTGATGCACTGCCCCCAGGCGCCTTCGCCCAGCTCGGTCAGCTCTCCCGCCTGGACCTCACCTCCAACCGCCTGGCCACGCTGGCTCCGGATCCGCTCTTCTCTCGTGGGCGTGAGGCAGAGGCCTCTCCCGCCCCCCTGGTGCTGAGCTTCAGCGGGAACCCCCTGCACTGCAACTGTGAGCTGCTGTGGCTGCGGCGGCTGGCGCGGCCGGACGACCTGGAGACCTGCGCCTCCCCGCCCGGCCTGGCCGGCCGCTACTTCTGGGCAGTGCCTGAGGGCGAGTTCTCCTGCGAGCCGCCCCTCATTGCCCGCCACACGCAGCGCCTCTGGGTGCTGGAAGGCCAGCGGGCCACACTGCGGTGCCGGGCCCTGGGTGACCCCGCGCCCACCATGCACTGGGTTGGTCCTGATGACCGGTTGGTTGGCAACTCCTCCCGAGCCCGGGCTTTCCCCAACGGGACCTTAGAGATTGGGGTGACTGGCGCTGGGGATGCTGGGGGCTACACCTGCATCGCCACCAACCCTGCTGGTGAGGCCACGGCCCGAGTAGAACTGCGGGTCCTGGCCTTGCCCCACGGTGGGAACACCAGCGCTGAGGGGGGCCGCCCCGGGCCCTCGGACATCGCCGCCTCGGCTCGCACTGCTGCCGAGGGTGAGGGGACGCTGGAGTCTGAGCCAGCCGTGCAGGTGACGGAGGTGACCGCCACGTCAGGGTTGGTGAGCTGGGGTCCTGGGCGGCCAGCAGACCCAGTGTGGATGTTCCAAATCCAGTACAACAGCAGCGAGGATGAGACGCTCATCTACCG GATAGTCCCAGCCTCCAGCCACCACTTCCTGCTGAAGCACCTGGTCCCCGGCGCTGACTATGACCTCTGCCTGCTGGCCTTGTCACCGGCCGCTGGGCCCTCCGACCTCACGGCCACCAGGCTGCTGGGCTGTGCCCATTTCTCCACGCTGCCAGCCTCACCCCTGTGCCACGCCCTGCAGGCCCACGTGCTGGGCGGGACCCTGACTGTGGCCGTGGGGGGTGTGCTGGTGGCTGCCTTACTGGTCTTCACTGTGGCCTTGCTGGTTCGGGGCCGGGGGGCTGGGAATGGCCGCCTCCCCCTCAAGCTCAGCCACGTCCAGTCCCAGACCAATGGAGGCCCCAGCCCCACACCCAAGGCCCACCCGCCACGGAGCCCCCCGCCCCGGCCGCAGCGCAGCTGCTCTCTGGACCTGGGAGACGCCGGGTGCTACGGTTACGCCAGGCGCCTGGGGGGAGCCTGGGCCCGACGGAGCCACTCTGTGCACGGAGGGCTGCTCGGGGCAGGGTGCCGGGGGGTAGGAGGCAGCGCCGAGCGGCTGGAAGAGAGTGTGGTGTGA